A region of the Microcystis aeruginosa FD4 genome:
TTTAACAATAGCCACTAACTCCTCGCCATTGATAACCTTTATTTCTGCAATAGTTTTTCGTCTTTGAGGACAATTAAGTTTATGAGAACCGTTGAATTTTTATCGCATCTGAATCATTTAGGCATCACAATTTGGATGGAAGGGGATAAGCTGCGCTATCGTTCTCCCCAAGGCGTTATGACTCCCGATTTACTCGAACAATTGAAAGAGTATAAAGAAGAACTCATCGTCTTATTGCGTGAACAAGCTGACAATTTCAGTTCAGAAACTGACTATGATGTGGCAATTTGTGGCGGTGGATTAGCAGGTTTAACCTTAGCGAGACAGTTAAAACTAAAACAACCTCATCTTTCGGTTGTTGTTCTTGATAAAATGGCTCGTCCTTTACCAGAAGCTGGTTTTAAAGTGGGAGAATCAACCGTTGAAGTTGGGGCTTTTTATTTAGCAAATACACTTCAGTTAACCAGTTATTTTGATAATCAACATTTGTCAAAACTGGGATTACGTTATTTTTTCAAACCTCAAGAAACTGAATTTCATAAAAGACCTGAACTGGGATTATCAGAGTTTCATGCTCCTAAATCTTATCAAATTGATCGGGGTAAATTAGAAAATGATTTACGCCAATTTAATATTGAAGCAGGAATTGACCTTAAAGAAAATTGTTCGGTTAAAGACATCGAGTTAGCTGAAGGACTACAGCAACATCATAAAATTATTTACACTCAAGGCAGTGGAGCGAATCAAAAAACTCATTGTATTAAATCCCGATGGGTTGTCGATGCGATGGGTCGCCGTCGATTTATACAGAAAAAACTAGGTTTAGCGAAACCTAATCATAATAATTACAGTGCGGTTTGGTTCCGAGTTGAGGGTCGTTTTGATGTCAGCAATTTTGTTCCAACCAGTGAAGAAAAATGGCATCAGCGTGTTCCTAATAACAACCGTTATTATTCTACAAATCATTTATGCGGTGAAGGATACTGGGTTTGGTTAATTCCTTTATCCACAGGTTATACCAGTATTGGCATTGTGACTCGTCAAGATATTCACCCGTTAAAAAATTATCATAACTATGAATTAGCCTTGCAGTGGTTAAGGGAAAATGAACCCGTTTTAGCGGCTCATTTAGAAGGTAAATCCCCTGAAGACTTTAGAAAGATGCCGAAATATAGTTACTCCTCCAAACAAGTCTTTTCCTGTAATCGTTGGACTTGTGTTGGTGAAGCAGGTTTATTTCCCGATCCTTTTTATTCCCCCGGTTCAGATAGTATTGGTTTTGGCAATTCTTTAACCACCCAAATGATTGAACTTGACCTTAAAGGTCAACTAACTCCCGAAAGAGTTGACGATGCCAATCATTTTTATTTAACCTATCACGATGGGTTAACCTTTAATATTCAAAATTCCTACAACTGTATGGGAAATGGGATAGTGCTGTCAACAAAATTCATCTGGGATACTTTAGCTGGATGGACATTCAGTGGCTTAATGATGTTTAATTCCATCTTCCTTGACCTGGAACTTAAGATGAAAGTTCAACAGATTAATGCAGAATTTTTCTCTCTTTCCTATCGAATGCAACAACTATTCCGAGATTGGGCAAATCAATCCCTGGGTCGGGTTAGCTTTGAATTTATTGATTATTTAGCAATCCCCTTTGTGAATGAACTGCGAACTCGGAATTTACAATCTAATAAAACTGAAGCTGAAATTATTGCAGCTTATCGAGCCAGCTTAGAATTATTTGAAGAATTTGCCCAAGTCATTTTTCAAATTGCCTTAGAAGATACCAGGCCCGAACTCTTACCTAAAATTAACGAACACCCCTGGTTAAATGCCTGGGCGATTAGTCTGGATGCGAGTAAATGGGAGGCTGATGGTCTATTCTCTCCTAAGAGCGAACCTCGGGACTTAGAGGTTATTAAACAACAATTCCGGGGAGCCATGAGCCGACAATAAACAAATAGAGTTGCTCAGATATGCAACAGTAGCTCAATTTAGAGCTACTGAACTCAGCCAAAAATCGCCCCCATTCGATAAATACCAGAACATTAATTAAGGAAAAGGATACTATTAATGAAAGTCGCAGAATTTTTATCTTACTTAAATAGTTTAGAAATCAAGCTTTGGCTTGAGGAAGAAAAGTTAAAATATCAAGCTCCCCAGGGAGCAATGACACCGGAAATCAAGCAAGAAATCGGCACAAGAAAACCAGAAATTATTGCCTTTTTAAGAAGTGCAATACCCCCGTCTAAGACGGTTGAATCTGTTATATCTCCCGTTGCCAGAACTGAAGCGTTACCCCTATCTTTTGCTCAACAGAGAATGTGGTTTCTCTATCAGATGGATCAGCAAAATTCGGCTTATAATGAAGCTCTAACCATCCGTTTAACGGGACGCTTAAACATTGACATTTTAGAGCAAACGATTAATGCTATTATTCAACGCCATGAGAGCTTACGGACAACCTTTCCAATGGTTGAAGGAAAACCTATTCAAAAAATTGCTCCATCTCTAAAGATTAAATTATTAGTTGTTAATTTAAAAGATATACCCCAAGGGCAAATTGACAAACTGATTATTGAAGAACTACAAAAACCCTTTGATTTAACTCAATCTCCCCTATTACGATGTACTCTTTTTGATTTGGGATATGAAAATTATATTTTAGTCAACGTTTTCCATCATATTATTATCGATGGTTGGTCAAAAGGCATTTTATTTAAAGAATTATCTGAATTTTATCAAGCATTTTTATCTAATTCCACCGTTTCTTTACCCGAATTAACCATACAATATGCCGATTTTGCGGTATGGCAAAGACAATGGTTACAAGGTGAAATCTTAGAAAACCAATTAAATTATTGGAAAAAACAATTAACGGCTGCTCCTCTTTTATTAGAACTTCCCACTGATAAACCTCGTCCAGCTAATCCCAATTTTCGAGGTCATAGTATCTCGTTTCAAATTAACTCAGAACTCACCGAAAAACTAAAACTTCTGAGTCAAAAGTCAGGGGCGACTTTATTTATGACCTTACTGGCTGCTTTAAACACTTTACTCTTTCGTTATAGTGGTCAGGATGATATTTTAATCGGGACACCCACGGCCAACCGAAATCGACAAGAAATTGAACCTTTGATTGGTTTTTTCGTCAATACTTTAGTGCTGCGGAATTCCTTAGAAGGAAATCCGACTTTTTCAGCCTTATTACAGCAAGCTCGCAATGTTGTTTTAGAAGCTTATGCTAATCAAGATGTCCCCTTTGAGCAAGTGGTTGATGGGTTAGAAATCGAACGAAGTTTAAGTTATAATCCCTTATTTCAGGTCATGTTTGCGTTGCAAAATGCCCCCCTCAATGATTTAGAATTACCCCATTTAAAAGCTCAATATCTAGCCGTTGAAAACCAGAGAATTAAATTTGATCTCAGCTTAATTTTAGAGGAAATCGATACAGAACAAGGGTCTTATTTAGAAGGTTTTTGGGAATATGATAGCGACCTATTTACCGACGAAAGAATTACCCGCATGGTGGGTCATTTCCAAACCTTATTAAAGGGAATTGTAGCCAATCCTCAACAAACCGTCAGGGAATTACCCTTACTGACTGAATCGGAAAAACAGCAATTATTAGTAGAATGGAATCAGACTCAAACCTCTTATCCTCGGAATTCCTGTATTCATCAGTTATTTGAACAACAGGTTGTTAAAACACCTGATGCTATAGCGGTCATCGATGGAGAAAAATCTCTCACCTATGAACAGTTAAATCAAAAAGCCAATCAACTCGCCCATTATTTACAAAAGTTAGGGGTTCAACAGGATCAATTAATCGGAATTTGTGTCGAGCGTTCGCCCTTAATGATTATTGGATTTTTAGGAATCTTAAAAGCTGGAGGAGCTTATGTACCACTGGACACAAGCTATCCCGAAGAACGACTTGAATCTATCATAAATGATGCTGAAATCAAAATTTTATTAACGCAACAGCACCTCATCAAAAAACTACCAACAACAGTCAATCAATTGATTTGTTTAGACCGAGATGAAGACAAAATTAAACAACAAAGTCAACAGAATCCTCTCACTCATGTTAACGCTGAACATTTAGCCTACGTCATCTATACTTCAGGTTCTACAGGTAAACCTAAAGGAGTTGCTATTCCCCATCGAGGAGTGACTCGTTTAGTCTGTAATACTGACTATATAGATTTAAACTCAACCGATAAAATTGCTCAAGTTTCTAATGCTTCCTTTGATGCCGCTACTTTTGAAATTTGGGGGGCGCTGATACATGGCGCACAGTTAATAGGAGTAGATAAAGATACAGTTCTTTCTCCTGAAAAATTTGTTCATTTTCTCCAAAAATCTCAAATTACTATTTTATTCTTAACGACAGCTTTATTTAATCAGTTAGTCCAGACTATTCCCCATGCTTTTCAAAGCTTAAGATATTTACTTTTTGGTGGCGAAGCAGTTGATCCTCAATGGGTCAAAGAATCCCTTAATAAAGGAACGGCTCAAAATTTACTTCATGTTTATGGGCCAACAGAAAGCACAACTTTTACCTCTTGGTATTTAATTAAAAATATTCCTCCAGAAGCTACAACTATTCCAATTGGTCGTCCTTTAGCCAATACAGAAATTTATATTCTTGATCCCTATTTGCAACCTGTTCCTATTGGTGTTAAAGGCGAATTGCATATTGGTGGTGATGGTTTAGCCCGTTGTTATCTCAATCGTCCTGACTTAACTGAACAAAAATTTATTCCCCATCCTTTTAGCGAATATTCATCAGCACGCCTGTATAAAACAGGTGATATAGTACGCTATTTAGCCGATGGGAATATTGAATTTATTGGACGTATTGATCATCAGGTAAAAATCAGAGGTTTTAGAATTGAATTAGGCGAAATAGAAGCCGTTTTATTTCAGCATCCTCAAGTCAAAGATGGAATTGTTATCGCCAGAGAAGATCAACTTGGAATCAAGCGTTTGTATGCTTATGTTGTTCCGAAAGATAAGCAACTCACTCAGCCAAAATTACGAATTTTTCTTCAAGAAAAGCTGCCCAATTATATGATTCCTGCTTTCTTGATTTTCTTAGATGCTTTTCCTCTTAATCAGAATGGAAAAATTGATCGCAGCGTTTTACCTATACCAGAAATTGATGTTAATGAATTAGAAAATTATCTTTTTCCTAGTACCGATAAAGAAACAATTCTAGCCCAAATTTGGCAGGAAGTTTTGGGACGGAATCAAATTAGTATTAATGATAATTTCTTTGAGTTAGGAGGCGATTCAATTATCGCTATTCAAATTGTCGCTAAAGCGAATCAAGCGGGATTAGAAATTACTCCTAAACAACTATTCGGCTATCAGACAATCGCTCAATTAGCACTCGTAGCGGAGACGACTGCTACCAATGAAATTGACCAAGGATTAGTCACAGGTGAAGTTCCCTTAACTCCGATTCAACAGTGGTTTTTTGAACAACACTGGCCCGAACGTCATCATTTTAATCAATCTATCTTGTTAGAGGTTCCCAATAATCTACAACCAGATTTATTAAAACAAACTATTTCTAAATTACTCTATCACCATGATGCTTTGCGGTTACGCTTTGTTCAACAAGGGGAAAAATGGCAACAAAATCACAGCGACGATTGCAATAGTTTTGCCTTTGAATTGGTGGATTTATCTCATCTGTCTTGCGATGAACAAGTAACCACCCTAGCTGAAATTTCAGAAGTTCAACAACGGACACTCAACCTAGAGCAAGGTCCCTTAATGGCGGTGGTTTTCTTCAAATTGGGTGAGAATGGACGATTGTTAATTGTGATTCATCATTTAGCAGTAGATGGAATTTCTTGGCGGATTATTTTGGAAGATTTAGCCACGATTTACCAACAATTAGAAAGCCAAGATTCTCGGCAACTTCCCCCCAAAACCAGTTCCTTTAAAACTTGGGCTGAAGAGTTGCAAAACTATGCTCAAACCCCAGAATTTAACACGCAATTTAAGTATTGGCTAAACCGTGATTTACCCTCGGTTTTTCCCCTTCCTTTGGACTATCAAGGTGAGGCTAAGTCCAACATTGTTGCCCATGCAAAAACGGTTTCTTTCACCTTAAATGAAGAACAAACCCGCTTACTGTTACAGGAGGTTCCCCAAGCTTATAACACCCAGATTAACGATATTTTATTGACCGCTTTAGTCCAAGCTTTTGGTCGTTGGACAGGTTATTCTCAGCTTTTACTTGACATGGAAGGTCATGGAAGAGAGAATGTAATTGAGTCCGTGAATTTATCTCGAACTGTGGGTTGGTTTACCAGTATTTATCCCGTCTTTTTGACCTTAGAAAATCTTGACCATCTGGGGGAATGCCTCAAGTCCATCAAAGAGCAATTGCGACAAATTCCGAATCGGGGATTTGATTATGGAATTGGATATTATCTCAACTCAGATTTAACGATTCAATCCCAGTTAAAAAATCATCCAAAAGCTCAAGTTAGCTTTAATTATTTAGGTCAATTTACAAGTCATCAAATCGGCGAGATAGGCTGGAAATTATCTCAAGAGTCCAGTGGTTCCATTCATAGTCCTTTGGGACAACGTTCCCATTTAATTGCGATTCATGGAATTGTGGTTGATGGGCAACTTGACATGGAATGGCAGTATAGCGAAAATTTTCATCATCAAACAACGATCAAAAATTTAGCTGCTGCTTATCGAGATTCTTTAGAAAGCCTGATTAACCATTGTTTATCAGCAGAAGGAGGCTATACTCCCTCGGATTTTCCCGATGCGGCTCTTAATCAAGCAGAACTAGATGAACTGCTCTTGGAACTCGATTTTTAAACTCAATTTAATGTTCAACCCTCATGCTTGATAACAACTATGTCACCGCCTAATCTTCCCAGTGAAATTGAAAATCGTAAAAGCGAACATCTACGAGTTTGTATCGAAGAAGATGTGGAATTTCAACAACTTACAAGCGGTTTAGAAAAATATCGTTTTACCCATTGTTGTCTTCCTGAACTTGACCGTAGTGAGATTGAATTGGGGACAACCTTTTTGGGGAAATCTCTAAAAGCTCCAATTCTCATCTCTTCCATGACTGGAGGAACAGAATTAGCCCATTTAGTCAATACTCGATTGGCAATGGTCGCTCAACGTTATGGTTTAGCAATGGGAGTGGGTTCTCAACGCATTGCACTCGAACAACCGGAATTAGCGCCGACCTTTGCAGTCCGTTCTCTGGCGCCAGATATTCTCCTGTTAGCGAATTTAGGGGCTGTACAGTTAAATTACGGCTGCGGTTTAGAGGAATGTTTAAAATTGGTGCAATTATTAGAAGCTGATGCCTTAATTCTCCATCTCAATCCTTTACAAGAATGGGTACAATCGGGAGGCGATTCTAATTTTAAAGGTTTACTCGCTAAAATCGAGCAAATTTGCGCTCAATTGCCCGTTCCCGTCATCGCCAAAGAAGTCGGAAATGGCATCTCTGCGGTGATGGCCAAACAATTAATTGAAGCAGGAGTCGCCGCGATTGATGTGGCGGGAGCCGGAGGCACGTCCTGGGCCAAAGTTGAAAGTCAAAGGGCCAAAGACAACAGACAACGGCATCTCGGACAAGTTTTTGCCGATTGGGGTTTACCTACGGCTGAATGTATTACCGCCATTCGGTCTGTGAATTCAACCATTCCTTTAATTGCTTCTGGAGGCTTAAAAAATGGCTTAGATCTTGCCAAATCTATCGCTCTAGGAGCCGATTTAGGAGGGTTGGCTCGTCCGTTTCTCGTAGCAGCGATTGAATCAGAAGCCGCCGTTGATGAGTTGGTAAAATTTTTAATTGCTGAACTTGAAATTGTTTTATTTTGTACTGGAAATCCTAATTTATCCACCCTTAAAACTTCAGGAGCCTTAAAACCATGTTAAAGTTTTCAATGGAATTGTGTTATCCTCAGCCCGATGTCAAAACTTTAAGCGTTGGCACTTTGGGTCCAAAAGAAACCAGTAGTGAACAAACCTTAAATTATCTAATTTCTCAATGGAAATTACAACAGATTTCGGTTAATAGTCATTTATTTGATAGCTTTACAGATTTAAAGGAATCTTTACTGCAATATCAGATAGATTTGGCGTTAGTTCCCCATGCCTATGAAAGAATTAATGATTTCTATATGGAACCGAGGTTTAAACTAGGTTTTATCTTCACCTATCCCACACCCGTTTACGGATTAGCCAAGCGAAAAAATGAAGAAATCGTTTTAGAAAATTGTACCCTAGTTACTCATCCCGCTCCTCTTCCTTTACTTCCTTATTTATTACCTGGCGACCTGAATCAAAACAAGATTAAAATCAAATTTGTGAATTCTACCAGTGTTGCCGCTATTCACCTTAAACAAGGGTTGGCAGATTTAGCCATTACCAATGAAAATGCCCTCCGAGAACATGATTTAGAATTTATTTCACAATATGGTAAAATTGATATGAGTTGGTCTTTATTTCACAAAAAGGAAAACACCATGATTCAAGATATTTATCTACCCTGACCTACTTAAAAAAGCTACCTATCCGCTCAGAATAGTTGCCTTCATCACATAAAAATAATTGAGAGGTTAAATCTCAATTTCATTTTGAACCTGCACCCTGAAATCATGTCTGAATTTTTCCCAATTTCCAAGCCTCTTAAACTCAATCCTCATGTAGAATTAGAGGTTTTTCAATGCCAAGATACCATTTTTCAATTATCTGTTATATCTCCTAATGCTAAACTTGAATCCCACCAACATCCTGAAAGTCAAATTGGCATGGTACTCTCAGGAGAACTGGAACTGTATATTAAAGATGTGATTAAACCCTTAAGAGCTTTGCAAGATGTTCATGTCGCCGATGCTAATATTTTTCATGGTTTTGTTAATCCCTTATCCGAAGCGATGATTGGATTTGATCTTAAACGGATTACCTCTTCTTTACCTTCCCAAGATGTTGTATTAACATTATCAAAAAACCAAGATAAAATTACTCATTTACCTTGTCAATCTGTTAAGGGTTCTTGGTTTGAAATTGTCATGACGACAATTCCTTCTGGTTACTCCATTCCCCTAAATCAAGGTGAGCAAGAAGAAATCGGATTTATTTTGAATGGAAAATTAGAAATCTCCATAGAAAATGAAGAACAGTGTTTAGAATATGGTCAAATTTATTATGCTCCTTCAACGGTTTTGAAAAAAGGTTATAATTCATCGAATCAAGATATTCATTTGATTAAAATTTTAATTTAGTTCGTTTTAAAGTTCTAATACTAAATCCGTTGAGTATAGGTAACATATTAGGATAGGCACTCATGCAAGAGGCAAGAGGCAAAAGGGGGAATAGATAATCAGTTTTTAATAACTGGATTTAGTATAATTTTAACCGCAAAATGCTAGGACAAAGTTTATGGATTTAGGATTAAAAGATAAAGTTGCTTTGATTACGGGAAGTAGTGCGGGAATTGGGTTGACCATTGCTGAAAAATTAGCAGAAGAAGGCTGTCACTTAATTATTTGCGGTCGCAATTTTCAACGCTTAGAACAAGCTTATCAATCTCTGGCTCAAGCTTATCCTGCCCAACAAATTCTGAGTTTAGTGGCTGATGTTCATCAAGCTCAAGATTCTGAACAATTAATACAGGACTCTTTAAATCAATATGGCAAAATTGACATTTTAGTTAATAATTCTGAAGGAGCTAACTTTGCTGAGAATTTAATTGAAAACCTTTCCGATGACGATTGGTCAAATGTTTTTCAGGGAAAATTAATGGGTTATATTCGCTTAACCAATTTAGTGTTACCGATTATGAAAAAACAACATTGGGGAAGAATCGTTAATATCGTTGGGACATCGGGAAAAGAGCCATCCCCTCGTTTAGTTAAATCGGGTGTTGTCAATGCAGCTTTAATGAATTTTACCAAATCAGTAGCTAGACAAACCGCCCCCTATAATGTTTTAATTAATAGTATTAACCCCGGCGTTATTGACACCCCTAGACATCGAGAATATTTAGAAATTTATGCCAAAAAGGAAGGAACAACCCCAGATTTAATCCGAGAAGGAATTCTTAAAACAATTCCTATGAATCGGATTGGTACCACTGAAGAATTTGCTAATCTCGTTGTATTTTTAGCTTCTGAATGCGCGAGTTATATAACGGGAATTACTATTCCCCTCGATGGTGGTTTATCCTCGTCAGCATTTTAAATTCAACCCTCCAACATCATCAACAAGCATCATGAACACACAAACTAAACTCTCAAACCAAGCTCTTAACTATTATCCCATCGCAGATAAACAGGTTTTTACCGTGTATTCCTATATTAGTAATAGGATTAATATGTGGAAGACAGAAAGACAATTAAAACAAGAACTTCTCAATAATTCTTCAGTCATCTTTGTTTATCAAATGGGTAAAGTCGGTTCAATGAGTACCTATTTGACCCTAAAAAAACATCTCCAAAATCAAGCTATTTATCATATCCATAATCTGAATTCAGAACATTTTTCAAAAATTTGGGCAACAATGCAACTGGAGAAAACTTATCATGCTTTTACCTTTGGGCATTCCTGTATGACCAAATATTTAAGCGAACATATTGAAGAAATCAAAGGTCAAAAAAGCATTAAAATTATTACCGGAGTCCGAGAACCCATCGCCCGTAATATTTCTTGGTTTTTTCAAATCATTCATTGTGCGTGTGTTTTTCCTGAATTTTTCATAAAATATGAGAAGGGATTAATCACAATGGATGATATTATTAAGAAATTCTGGTCTCAAAATTTTGTCTATGGAAAACAGTATGACTGGTTTGAGGAAGAATTAGAGGCTGTTTTTGGCATTGATATTGCTTCCATGGATTTTCCCAAAGAAAAAGGTTATGCGATTGCGAATTTCCCAGACCGTAATATTGAATTATTAGTCTTAAAGTTAGAGAAACTTGATTCTTGCTTAAAAGAAGCCTTAGAAACTTTTTTGGGAGTTGAAAATTTAGATTGTGAACGACTTGACCGAGCAGACTTTTTAGACGAGAATGACTATCTCATCTATGAGAATTTAAGAAAGAGTCTCACCTTTAGTGATGAATATTTAGAAGAAATTTATGATCAACCATTAGTGCGTCATTTTTACACCGATGAAGAAATTAACAAATTTAAACTCAAGTGGTCTAGTCAACGTTAAAGGTAATTCGTTCTAAGTTTATCGGGTTTCTTGAATAAATTTTATTCAAGAAATTCACGCCTATTTTGATTCAATCTATTGGGAAAAAACAATGGTAACACCTCACAAATCAAACGTTAGTAAAAAAGATATTGAATCCATTTATCCCCTTTCTCCCATGCAGCAGGGGATGCTTTTTCATTCTTTATATAATCCAGAATCAAAGACGTATTTATCACAAATTCAAATCACCTTACAAGGCAATTTAGATATTAATGCGTTCCAACAAGCTTGGCAAAAAGTAGTAGATAGACATAGTATTTTACGGACTTGTTTTGCATGGAAAAAAACCAAACAGCCTTTGCAAGTGGTTAGAAAAAATGTCAGCTTGCCTTGGTTTAATTATGATTGGCGATCCCATTCTCCCTCCGAACAAGAAACTAAATTTCAGGAATTGTTAACCTCTGATAAAGAGCAATATTTTGAATTAGATAAAGTCCCCTTACTTCGATGTCATTTAATTCAAGTCGAAGATAATAAATATGAATTCATCCATACCGGACATCATA
Encoded here:
- a CDS encoding FAD-dependent monooxygenase, which codes for MRTVEFLSHLNHLGITIWMEGDKLRYRSPQGVMTPDLLEQLKEYKEELIVLLREQADNFSSETDYDVAICGGGLAGLTLARQLKLKQPHLSVVVLDKMARPLPEAGFKVGESTVEVGAFYLANTLQLTSYFDNQHLSKLGLRYFFKPQETEFHKRPELGLSEFHAPKSYQIDRGKLENDLRQFNIEAGIDLKENCSVKDIELAEGLQQHHKIIYTQGSGANQKTHCIKSRWVVDAMGRRRFIQKKLGLAKPNHNNYSAVWFRVEGRFDVSNFVPTSEEKWHQRVPNNNRYYSTNHLCGEGYWVWLIPLSTGYTSIGIVTRQDIHPLKNYHNYELALQWLRENEPVLAAHLEGKSPEDFRKMPKYSYSSKQVFSCNRWTCVGEAGLFPDPFYSPGSDSIGFGNSLTTQMIELDLKGQLTPERVDDANHFYLTYHDGLTFNIQNSYNCMGNGIVLSTKFIWDTLAGWTFSGLMMFNSIFLDLELKMKVQQINAEFFSLSYRMQQLFRDWANQSLGRVSFEFIDYLAIPFVNELRTRNLQSNKTEAEIIAAYRASLELFEEFAQVIFQIALEDTRPELLPKINEHPWLNAWAISLDASKWEADGLFSPKSEPRDLEVIKQQFRGAMSRQ
- a CDS encoding non-ribosomal peptide synthetase — its product is MKVAEFLSYLNSLEIKLWLEEEKLKYQAPQGAMTPEIKQEIGTRKPEIIAFLRSAIPPSKTVESVISPVARTEALPLSFAQQRMWFLYQMDQQNSAYNEALTIRLTGRLNIDILEQTINAIIQRHESLRTTFPMVEGKPIQKIAPSLKIKLLVVNLKDIPQGQIDKLIIEELQKPFDLTQSPLLRCTLFDLGYENYILVNVFHHIIIDGWSKGILFKELSEFYQAFLSNSTVSLPELTIQYADFAVWQRQWLQGEILENQLNYWKKQLTAAPLLLELPTDKPRPANPNFRGHSISFQINSELTEKLKLLSQKSGATLFMTLLAALNTLLFRYSGQDDILIGTPTANRNRQEIEPLIGFFVNTLVLRNSLEGNPTFSALLQQARNVVLEAYANQDVPFEQVVDGLEIERSLSYNPLFQVMFALQNAPLNDLELPHLKAQYLAVENQRIKFDLSLILEEIDTEQGSYLEGFWEYDSDLFTDERITRMVGHFQTLLKGIVANPQQTVRELPLLTESEKQQLLVEWNQTQTSYPRNSCIHQLFEQQVVKTPDAIAVIDGEKSLTYEQLNQKANQLAHYLQKLGVQQDQLIGICVERSPLMIIGFLGILKAGGAYVPLDTSYPEERLESIINDAEIKILLTQQHLIKKLPTTVNQLICLDRDEDKIKQQSQQNPLTHVNAEHLAYVIYTSGSTGKPKGVAIPHRGVTRLVCNTDYIDLNSTDKIAQVSNASFDAATFEIWGALIHGAQLIGVDKDTVLSPEKFVHFLQKSQITILFLTTALFNQLVQTIPHAFQSLRYLLFGGEAVDPQWVKESLNKGTAQNLLHVYGPTESTTFTSWYLIKNIPPEATTIPIGRPLANTEIYILDPYLQPVPIGVKGELHIGGDGLARCYLNRPDLTEQKFIPHPFSEYSSARLYKTGDIVRYLADGNIEFIGRIDHQVKIRGFRIELGEIEAVLFQHPQVKDGIVIAREDQLGIKRLYAYVVPKDKQLTQPKLRIFLQEKLPNYMIPAFLIFLDAFPLNQNGKIDRSVLPIPEIDVNELENYLFPSTDKETILAQIWQEVLGRNQISINDNFFELGGDSIIAIQIVAKANQAGLEITPKQLFGYQTIAQLALVAETTATNEIDQGLVTGEVPLTPIQQWFFEQHWPERHHFNQSILLEVPNNLQPDLLKQTISKLLYHHDALRLRFVQQGEKWQQNHSDDCNSFAFELVDLSHLSCDEQVTTLAEISEVQQRTLNLEQGPLMAVVFFKLGENGRLLIVIHHLAVDGISWRIILEDLATIYQQLESQDSRQLPPKTSSFKTWAEELQNYAQTPEFNTQFKYWLNRDLPSVFPLPLDYQGEAKSNIVAHAKTVSFTLNEEQTRLLLQEVPQAYNTQINDILLTALVQAFGRWTGYSQLLLDMEGHGRENVIESVNLSRTVGWFTSIYPVFLTLENLDHLGECLKSIKEQLRQIPNRGFDYGIGYYLNSDLTIQSQLKNHPKAQVSFNYLGQFTSHQIGEIGWKLSQESSGSIHSPLGQRSHLIAIHGIVVDGQLDMEWQYSENFHHQTTIKNLAAAYRDSLESLINHCLSAEGGYTPSDFPDAALNQAELDELLLELDF
- the fni gene encoding type 2 isopentenyl-diphosphate Delta-isomerase: MSPPNLPSEIENRKSEHLRVCIEEDVEFQQLTSGLEKYRFTHCCLPELDRSEIELGTTFLGKSLKAPILISSMTGGTELAHLVNTRLAMVAQRYGLAMGVGSQRIALEQPELAPTFAVRSLAPDILLLANLGAVQLNYGCGLEECLKLVQLLEADALILHLNPLQEWVQSGGDSNFKGLLAKIEQICAQLPVPVIAKEVGNGISAVMAKQLIEAGVAAIDVAGAGGTSWAKVESQRAKDNRQRHLGQVFADWGLPTAECITAIRSVNSTIPLIASGGLKNGLDLAKSIALGADLGGLARPFLVAAIESEAAVDELVKFLIAELEIVLFCTGNPNLSTLKTSGALKPC
- a CDS encoding LysR family transcriptional regulator, encoding MLKFSMELCYPQPDVKTLSVGTLGPKETSSEQTLNYLISQWKLQQISVNSHLFDSFTDLKESLLQYQIDLALVPHAYERINDFYMEPRFKLGFIFTYPTPVYGLAKRKNEEIVLENCTLVTHPAPLPLLPYLLPGDLNQNKIKIKFVNSTSVAAIHLKQGLADLAITNENALREHDLEFISQYGKIDMSWSLFHKKENTMIQDIYLP
- a CDS encoding cupin domain-containing protein, yielding MSEFFPISKPLKLNPHVELEVFQCQDTIFQLSVISPNAKLESHQHPESQIGMVLSGELELYIKDVIKPLRALQDVHVADANIFHGFVNPLSEAMIGFDLKRITSSLPSQDVVLTLSKNQDKITHLPCQSVKGSWFEIVMTTIPSGYSIPLNQGEQEEIGFILNGKLEISIENEEQCLEYGQIYYAPSTVLKKGYNSSNQDIHLIKILI
- a CDS encoding SDR family oxidoreductase, yielding MDLGLKDKVALITGSSAGIGLTIAEKLAEEGCHLIICGRNFQRLEQAYQSLAQAYPAQQILSLVADVHQAQDSEQLIQDSLNQYGKIDILVNNSEGANFAENLIENLSDDDWSNVFQGKLMGYIRLTNLVLPIMKKQHWGRIVNIVGTSGKEPSPRLVKSGVVNAALMNFTKSVARQTAPYNVLINSINPGVIDTPRHREYLEIYAKKEGTTPDLIREGILKTIPMNRIGTTEEFANLVVFLASECASYITGITIPLDGGLSSSAF
- a CDS encoding putative capsular polysaccharide synthesis family protein — its product is MNTQTKLSNQALNYYPIADKQVFTVYSYISNRINMWKTERQLKQELLNNSSVIFVYQMGKVGSMSTYLTLKKHLQNQAIYHIHNLNSEHFSKIWATMQLEKTYHAFTFGHSCMTKYLSEHIEEIKGQKSIKIITGVREPIARNISWFFQIIHCACVFPEFFIKYEKGLITMDDIIKKFWSQNFVYGKQYDWFEEELEAVFGIDIASMDFPKEKGYAIANFPDRNIELLVLKLEKLDSCLKEALETFLGVENLDCERLDRADFLDENDYLIYENLRKSLTFSDEYLEEIYDQPLVRHFYTDEEINKFKLKWSSQR